Part of the Clostridiales bacterium genome is shown below.
AGATAGATTTTTTGCAAGCTCTCAAATTTGTTCAGAATGTGGATGCAAAAATAATGAAGTGCGAAATTTTGGAATTAGATCTTGGATTTGTCCAGATTGTGGTAAGTATCATGATAGAGATACTAAT
Proteins encoded:
- a CDS encoding transposase; translation: MIKIMYIYYPKLVKVDRFFASSQICSECGCKNNEVRNFGIRSWICPDCGKYHDRDTN